The sequence TTTCCCACAGACCGCGTTTGTAACAATCCGAGCCATGTAGGGGCGGGGCTCGCCCCCGCCCGGTTTCCGAACGCGAATGATTACGTTTAGGAAACAACCATATTGGATGATACCATACATTGTTTGTATCGAACATGGGCACCCGCAAGGGGATGCCCCTACAGGGTGTCGGACTAATCCGAACATTCGTTGCGACGATCCGGGCGAACATGCGGGTTCGCCCCTACATCGGTCCGGATTGTTTCATGCCGAGTTTGCGCCTACCAGGGCGATCTGCCAATCGCCCCTACAGTTCTCATTCATTATATAACCACAACATCACATGGCAAAATCAATATATGACTATATCCAGTTTGTGCTAAACAACTGGAAAACCTCAACCCTGGGTTTGTTTACGTTCTCTGGATACATACTCTGGTTGGTGAATCGGATAGACACACAGTCGTTCGTTTCGCTGCTGGCCTTTATTTCAACGGTTGGCTTCTTTTCAATGCGTGACCCTAAATAATTCATATCGTCAATACTCTAAACATTCTATACACACCTTATTCCTATGACTATCACATCTGTTTCTGATCTATCAATTTCTGACGAGAGCCTGATTATTGAAAACCTCTGTCTGACTCTTACCAATGAGCAACTGGCTTTTGAGAAAAAACTACTCGAAAACGAAAACCTGCGCCTTCAGCATCTGCTTAGTGACAAAGAACTGGAGATGGAAATGCTCAGAGAGCAAATCGATGAACTGGATGGTGAAAACCAGGACCTGCATATGGAAGTCACCGAACTGCAGGAAGAAATCGCCGATCTGACGGAAACGGTAAACGACATGCTGGAAGGCTAATCACACACCGGATCATACGTCTATCAAAAATAGTATGATCCGGCTTATCATTTCACTCCCCGTCGTTGGTGTTATTCACCAACGACATCTTTCCCCCGTTTATCTTGTTTGAACCACGGGTTTTTCCGTCGTTGTGCGTTTTCACCAACGATCTGTTTCCCATCCTTTAGATTGGTAAAAACACACATCCGGAAAGATTACAATGTCCTATATTCTCTATTTATCTCTACCCCTATGAAATTCCAATACCTGATTATACACTGCACCGCCACCCCAGCCGGACGCTGGATCTCGGCTGATGATGTCAAACGCTGGCACACCAAACCCAAACCCTACGGCAACGGTTGGAAGCAAGTCGGCTACTCGGATCTGATCCTGCTTGATGGCTCCCGTCACCAGTTTGTCAAACATAATAATGACCAGATCATTGACACCTTCGAGATTACAAATGGTGTGGCTGGCATTAACGCTATCTCCAGACAGCTGTGTTATGTAGGCGGTCTGGACTCTTCCCATAAAATGCCACTGGACAGTCGCACCCCTCAGCAGATTTCGTGTATGCTGGATATTATCGGCGAGGTGTTGGGTTATGCACCCAATATCAAAATTGCCGGACATAACCAGTTTGACAACAAAGGCTGTCCGTCTTTCTTTGTCCCAACCTGGCTCAGGCAGTTAGGCATTCCGGAACATAACATTGAGTGGCGTGATCCCTTTGGCTATGAACGGTATTTCAGACAAGTATGGAAACAGTAATAATTAAGAGTTGATTTTGTAGAAAATCGACTCTTGTTTTATAGAATAAATTATTCCTATACTCCCTATACAATATAAAAACAACTTACATATTCTATCTAAATAGTTACTCAAAAATTCCTACCCTAATAAAACCAGATAAAACATCATCTAAAAGTATCTTTTATATTAACTAACTGTGACTAAATCTAAAATATTATTTAATAATTACATAATATATTTATTTATAGTAAACAAACTAAAAATAACTTATTTACTGATTCACCACATATATTTTTTTAACTCTATGAAATCAACTATTCTTCCAAAATTGTATTTGGTAATAGTCTGCTTTTTACTATGCCTATCTTGTAAAAAGGATCAGATTGAAACCAAAGCTATAAGTGGACTAGATCCACTCGTTAGTGAAGCCAAAGTCTGGTTTGAAAAACACTATTCCTACTCTGCATCTTCCGCCCGAACAAAAGAAGAAAGTACCAAAAGAGAGCCTGCGTGGGAAAAGGGGAAGTCCTACGATAACGGTTTTTTATCTACTGTTGAGGTCCCAATTGCCTTCAATGGTAAATTCTTATCTCAAGTAGGAACAACTACTCCAGGTAGTAGTGCATCTCCAGATGTTTTAGAACAAGCACCTGATGGATTAATAAAACTGATTATTTTCAAAGACAGGTATGGAACCAACGCCTATATAGTTCGCTACATTCCTGATGAGGGATACTTAAAAACATCTGATTGTGATGTTGCTCAAGTTAATTTTCAGGATATTGTTCTTTCAAAACTTAAGTTTAGTGGACTTGTTACTTTAGAAACATGGGAAGGAAAGTTTTTTGGTGGATACTTAGTTGGAGGAGGAAGAATTGTTGCTCCAATAGAAGGTTTGTCAAATCAAAAGAGTGGACGAGAACAAGCAGGTGGTTGGACTTGCTTTGATCGATATGTAAATTATTATCAAAAGATATGTGTTGGAAATGACTGTTCTAACTGGGTTTACTTAGATACCTACTATCAATTTACTACTTGTATTTATACAACTTCTGATTCTCAAGTCCCAACTAGCACTTATGGATTAGCTGGCGGAGGTGGCGGTGGGAGTGGTGGTGGTGGGCCGGATTATCCTGGAAGTGGACCAGTAAATACCATTTATAAAGGCTTTAAGAATTATAACAATTTTGTATATGATCCTTACAATCCAGATAAAGTATCTCCACCAGATATTATTTGCCCTAGTTCATTTAATTTTACTCCTTATACAACACTTACCAATATATGTAGAGTCTGGGATATAAATGCAAGATTATATGAAGAAGACACACAACTAATGGTAGCTAGTTTGCAATTTGGGATTGAAATTGTTTCACCTAAAGATTTGATTGTTGATTGGAATACATACGGTTCTAAACAAAAATATTTATCGTTATGGAATTCAGGTGATATCAAACAAACAACTGGTGTGGACGGAAAAACACACTATCTTTTTTCACTAAAAGCTCAACAGCTTATTGCTGCCGATGCGTGTGATTGGGCTGCTGCATCAGTTGATGAAAACCTATTAGCCAAAGTAGGTGGAAAAGAGGCATATAAAAATAGATTTGTAACGATTTTCTTAAGTTATATGGCCATCCATAATCCTGGTTGTACCGCTGTAAAGTTAAATGCTCCACCAACAGGCGTAGCATTTAAGAACGCTGTAATGGCATATAGTAGAGCCAATTGCCCTAATTAGTTTTTACCTCTTACTAATAAACTTGTTACAATGAAAATCACAGGTCATTTCATTAATGAAATAGTTACTACTCTCTATCATTTCTACCCAAGAAATATCTCTCCCTGGAGTATTAATTATGAGACTTCTTTGGAAATTCTAAACCAAACTTTGACTTATAAAAAATACGAGGGTGAAAAACCAATCTGGGAAGATTTTTTGAAATCACTACAAGAAATACTTCCTCATACAAGTATTCAGGATTTTAGTTTCAGGACTAGTACATGTTCTTGTTTTAAAGCAGTCATTATATTCTGGGATATTTCCGGGAAGAACTACACACTAGTTCTTCATCGCAGTTGCTTGATGCCGTATCATGCATATTATATCAATGAAAAAGATCCTCTACCAAAGAATGATGCAGAAAGTCTACCTATGACTGAACAGATGTTGGAACAACTCTATCTAAATCCTCCTCCACCTCCTAAACGTTACTGGAATGAAGCTCCTGCAATAGTAGTTTCAATGGTAGATCAAGTTTTGGAAGCATACTACAATTTTGATCGTCTTGCCAGAACTCAACTATTTCCTACAGAATTATTACATTATAGAGTATTACAAGTGGCTACTCAGCAAAGAGAAATGCACGAAGCCACTATGTTTGATCTTTTGTTTACCGATATATGGGAA is a genomic window of Xanthocytophaga agilis containing:
- a CDS encoding lysozyme, with protein sequence MKFQYLIIHCTATPAGRWISADDVKRWHTKPKPYGNGWKQVGYSDLILLDGSRHQFVKHNNDQIIDTFEITNGVAGINAISRQLCYVGGLDSSHKMPLDSRTPQQISCMLDIIGEVLGYAPNIKIAGHNQFDNKGCPSFFVPTWLRQLGIPEHNIEWRDPFGYERYFRQVWKQ